One genomic window of Nicotiana sylvestris chromosome 10, ASM39365v2, whole genome shotgun sequence includes the following:
- the LOC104243126 gene encoding 6,7-dimethyl-8-ribityllumazine synthase, chloroplastic-like yields MATSAFGQCNLLPRTTTVNPTQLHSPRYSLSLPFHRQSLTSSPALSFTQSQGLGSAIERHCDRSDLFQTCAVRQLTGSVTSTKGHRFAVVVARFNDLITKKLLEGALDTFKNYSVRDEDIDVVWVPGCFEIGVVAQQLGKSQKYQAILCIGAVIRGDTSHYDAVVNAATSGVLSAGLNSGTPCIFGVLTCDTLEQAFNRVGGKAGNKGAETALTAIEMASLFEHHLKA; encoded by the exons ATGGCGACTTCCGCTTTCGGACAGTGCAATCTTCTACCTCGTACAACTACTGTAAATCCCACACAACTGCACTCTCCTCGTTACTCTTTGTCTTTGCCTTTCCACAGACAAAGCTTAACCTCTTCACCTGCACTATCATTCACCCAATCTCAAG GTTTAGGGTCTGCAATTGAGAGACATTGCGACCGGTCGGATCTGTTTCAAACATGCGCTGTTCGTCAGTTGACTGGTTCCGTTACCTCGACCAAAGGCCATCGCTTTGCTGTT GTGGTTGCACGTTTCAATGATCTTATCACCAAGAAGCTTTTGGAGGGAGCTTTGGACACTTTCAAGAATTACTCAGTTAGAGATGAAGATATTGAT GTCGTGTGGGTTCCTGGCTGTTTTGAAATCGGCGTGGTTGCGCAACAGCTTGGAAAGTCACAGAAATATCAAGCAATACTCTGTATTGGGGCTGTG ATCAGAGGTGATACGTCTCACTATGATGCTGTCGTTAATGCTGCCACATCCGGAGTACTTTCAGCAGGCCTAAATTCTG GTACTCCTTGCATATTTGGTGTTTTGACATGTGATACCTTGGAGCAG GCTTTCAATCGCGTCGGTGGGAAGGCTGGGAATAAAGGTGCCGAAACAGCGTTGACAGCT ATTGAGATGGCGTCTTTGTTTGAACACCACCTAAAGGCTTAA